ACGATATGCTACTAGGCTTGTTAGTCATGTGTgtgaatatataatataatatataatggtAGGCGATTAACGGTTATGGGACAGTTATAACGACGCCATCCGTACAGGCCTACTAGGTAGGGTCACAACGTGGGGCAATTTTTCTCtatcttatttttgtttgtttgcttatcttttatttactttttccaTTTAGAGGGGTAAAAATATATTTAGCcgtgctttttattttttaattatacagAAAAAGTAGCAGATGTTTTACATTACAAAAATATGATAGCGCCACCCATCAGGGAGAACACCCCTCCTCACTTGTGGGGCGAGGACAAGGTCACCTTCCTGTTTGTACGGTTGTATCCTCAGTCACACAGCTTCAGCTAGAGTGGGTACGATTAGTTCCAGACCTTTGGAAGTACACTTTGAAGGAGTAAATGAAGAACAGCTAGAAATTAAGGTGACTTTCTGGCATTATTCTCAAGCTTCCTCATGATGTCCTAAGCATATCAAGAAATCCCATTATGCAAATTGTACGAGATATCACTTTCAACAAGAGTGGTAAGAGCACTAGGTTCTGCAGAAATGAGTGCTCATAAAACTCTCAACAGTTGCAAAGATATCCATGTCTTCATTGGAGTGAACTATAATCTTTTTGCATTACAATGTAAGATATATGAATGCTGTCGAACCGCCATTCAGAACAACTAAGCAACACTTGGTGGCACGCATATCCCCATGCCTTGGCGAAAAGGTAAACATGAGGAGAAGTTCCGCCACACAAAACTTGCAGCTAATGGAAGTATGGTTGAAAGTCAGCTAACTCCTCTGCTGGCATGAATGAAAGAGATGGTGCAAGATCCCGGCCTccaggtttctttttttaatcattgATCCTAAGAAAAACGAGTTCCTATTTCTTAAAAATTCTGATCACAAATCAGTTTTACATGcttaaacaaagaaaatgcCCCCAGAGATTCTATACGTATCAAGGAAAGATGGGCTTGGATGTCCCAACAAAATAGAATGGTTCTGTTCATGAATATAAACATTGTTTTTAGAGTTGCAATCTGATTTCTTAGGATCTTCCGATTTTAGGACTCATCTTTCTCCTAAAAGCCAAAAGAGCCAGTTAGAATTATCAGAATGTAGAGTGACCTATCAAGAACCAAACTGTAATTTGTCTCAAATTCTACAGTTTCTGGCAACATGAATACTTTTCATGTATACTGTGGATAGGGACGGAACTACTTACGCCCTTGGGGAACCGGGTCATTATCCCCCCAAGTATTTAAATTTGCCActaaattttatactttttatgacaaactctttaaaattaattttttaccccCCTAGAAAGTGGTTTTTTAGTCCCCCACACCTTAATTTCTGGTTCTGGCCCTGACCGCGGATAATAAATGTGTAATATATACCTTGGTCTGAGTCAGCAGTAGATATCATatctcctttttattttgtcaAATCTACTAATCTCATATCATGAACAATAATAATGATGAAATGCAAGCAAAGGATATTTATTAAGGAATTTTAACCCTATTCTTCCTCTACCACAACAATGATCATACTGAACTTATGAATCTTAGAAGACTGTTAACCTTCGATCTACATTCCCAACTTCAACTACATGAACTGGGAAAATTGTCAATTTCTCTGTTTACTCTCTGTCTAGACAAAATTATTGAAATGGACTTTATCCATTAGATTTTTCTCCATTACGTGGAAAACTTACATTACTACATTGAAGCCTACCTATCCAAAATCCCTATCCAACAGCCATGGCCAGGCACTATATAAATGCACACAGCTAGTTAGTCCAATTGAACATATATGACCAATTTAGAATACTGAGTTTAATCTTTCAGCATATATTGACTGGCTAAATCTTGCCAACTAAATCCATTTGAGGGGTAAATTTGTTCACTAAGTGATATGGATCACCCATTCCATTACTTTGGGAGGTGAAAATATGCTTTTAATAAATCAAGATCCATGTTAAAATAAGTAGATAAAAAGATAAGTTGCAGAAAATATAATTAGTCTCACCTGATTGTTTGATGCTTGTTCGTGCATCCGGTGAGGCTTCATATTCAAATCAATCATTTTATCCATCTTGGAATGCCGATCAGCATCAGCATCTGAAATTGGAACAGGAGAGGCCCTGTGATTTTGCTGGTTCTCTCCCATTGTCAGCTTAGGTGGCATAGTTTGTCCTCTTCTGGTCTCACCTGGATCCACAGGTAGTGGAACTGGCTCCTCAAGATGACCAGGTTTATCCCCTGGAAACTATAGAAGAATTAAAGAATGTAAGTTCTGTGGGGAATTTCACAAAACAGAAGAGCATGACTCCATTTTCTCTGCAGTGACAAACCTCAACTCTCTGCCTCAATAGAAGATATCTTCCATGCGTTCTTTTACCTCCAACGTGAACAATCATGTCACATTGCAAACACAGGGAACTCCCGTCTACCTCACAGTAAAAGAAAGCTACAAACAGGTTTCCAACAGAAGAAACGTAAGCTTGAAATCCTTCTACCAAACACAAGAGGCATATTTCTGAAAATCAAATGGAAGAgtcaaaaagtaaaaagagacATGCATACCAGGTGCATTTTCACATATGTCACAGCGGGGAACATCACTGGGACTCGCAAGACCAACCCGTACATGCCGGCTAGCAAGCTTATTGCACATGTGAACCTGCCACTCCCATTAACAGCTAAACCATTGCCGTAAGATGTTGACCAGGGCAGTCAAGAATAACACAGAACATTTTGATTCCAAATTTTCAATAAGCTTGAACAAAATTTTTTCTATGAGAATATGTAAAGaagaatatagaaaaataacCCATTTCAATCCCCACTCCGTTCTTCTCAAAGATATGCCATAATGTGTTGACAATAAGAACTAATGACAAAGGAAATTACACGTTCTACACAATTTAGTCCAAGGTGACTAATGTCATACACCATACAACCATACCAAAGTGCAAACTTGTATCCAACTTCTTCAATTTATAGGATAACCGTGATCCACGAAGGCATGCTCACAACTCAAAATGTCATTCCATGCATAAATTTCACAACTTTAAGAGAGAAATCATGCAAGAATATTGCGCCCTAACAACATAAACCCTTTCAGCTAACACTATCGCTTATGCACAAGAGACTAGACCAGAAAGTAGAGATTATATGGGTAACATCCAAAAGTAACTAATAATTGGCTAAACAAGTAATCgcaaaagaaacccaacaagAATTAAAGGAAGAATCACAAATACTAAACccaataaattaacaagaacTAAGAACGAGTAATTAGAAGAACTAGAACCACGAAAAAACAAGACCTTTTCGTCGCAGGAACGGCAAAGAGTGGCCTCGTCGGCAGCACAAAACACGATAGCGGCCGCGCTCTCGCAAGCGTCACAAATTGTTCGCATCCTTAATTCCTTCCGCTCTCATCTCTCTTGCACCAACCAATATATAATAACAACAATTCCATGAACTTCCGAATTAGCAAGCGACacccaaaccaaaccaaacccaaCTAAAGCCTCATAAACAAAACGCACCCAGAATAAGACACAAATCCACAATCCCACCACAAAATCTAGATGTCTGCAATGATGAGGGAAGACAACGATTTTTTTGAGGGTTGGGGACCTGGGGAGATTCGAGAATGccgtgtttgtgtttgtgtgtgaatTTAACAAGGAAATAATTCATGGGATTTGTCAACTTTGTTCCCACGAGTTCTCTCCGTGGCCACATGCTTCAAAAGCAGTGTGTTGCTGACAGCGACCGTTCGTTTATTGTCGCCCACCGGTTTAGATATCTGGCTGGGGCCCATTTCACTCAGTTATGTGAAGCAACGCTTGCTTCTTGGGCCATCTCTGCCACTCGTTGAAGCGCAGCCGCACGCTAGGCATCTTCCTGGTGCTTGATTTCAATCCGAACCAAATGGAAGTCTCTACAGTTGTGGCGTAAAGAAACAAATCTCACTTAcccaagaaagagaaaaaaaaatccccctCAATCACCGTAATTGGCACGTACAAACTTTTGGTCCAAACTTATTTCAATTCACAACTCACGGATAGATATTTTCTGCTGGTGCTACAATTCAGACCGACCGTAAAGCTACAATTCCAAGCCAAGTTGCCATATGGTATGGTAGAGTTTTTATACGGTCTAGTTACCTATTCAAGTTTGTCACGGACAATCCCTCTCCTTCTTCTGACACgtaaatttcataaatattctcTCACACTTAGCAATTTCAATAACAAATTGCTTGAAATCCAAATTCCTAACTTACGTACGTTTAAAGAGCAATGTCATATGCAGGACTTATATTCCCGACTCATATTCCCTTTCATTCTTAAATATAATGTGACTTTGTTTGATCTAAGCTTACTAATAAAGGAGTCTCCTAAAAGGATCTACTAAATTCATCGAGTTGTACCGTCGGATCAAAACGACcaattatttatgaaattttttgtcGACTCTCCGATCGAGTAGAGTAATGAGGGAGTAAGCGAAGTGAAACAATTTATAGTGAGCGAACTAACTACCTGTCCTTTGTTCCTATTCATATCATCAAGCCTTGTCCCATGCTGGGTGGAGGAATTTAATGCTCTCCTTCTTGCCCCAGTGCCGTTACTGGCTCTCTTCAGTGCCTTATCTGGTTTGAGCGCGGAACAGACTAATCGAGACAAGGTATCGAGTCAAGTAGCTCTTTGTTGTTACTATGGGGTCCAGAAGTACAAGGAGATTTTACTCGTTGGTGTCAATTAGGCGGTCTGTGGACTTTTATTACTCTCCATGTCTTGGACTAATTGATTTCATGTTACGTCAATTTGTGTTTAAAAAGTAACGTTATATGCAAGACTtctattctcttttatttttaaaatatgacgtgacttttaaaattatcattgaatttgtgatgaattataattataattttttttttatgataataattttaaaaattacatcactCTTTGAGAATAAATCTCTtacatataacattactcaaatttaaaatttgtatgATTATCATGAACAAGCACAAATTATCTCTCAATGATTGGAGATAAAGGTGAAATATTTATCTTATTGCAATTACAGATGTGGATCTATTCATATAAGCATCCGAAATAAAGGGTAGTAGATATGCCCTTAGGTGTGGTGGGGTCGGTTTACTCCCGGCTAGTTAATTGTTTTTCCCTTCGACGAAGGTAGGGTGGTTAACCACCATAGCCTCTTTTGAGGAGGTGTTTCAACCattcttaatttatatttttgaggTAGTCGGCCCCTTTTTTGGAAATGGATGAGGGTGGTTGTGCAACCCTATTCAAATCATATCCCAAAGGCTAATCAAGCCACACCCTCAAAGTTAAGAAATTGCGGCTCTATATCCTAGTTAAAGTAGCGCATGTGATAGCTTAGAGAAATGGGCAACCGCCTACAAAGCTTAATGTAGTGGCTGTTCATGATTATGAGacaataattttctttatactatAAATATTCCTGAACGAAATTAGAATTTCTCGTAAGGGGGGTGTGTAAAAAGTGTGTaaatttgagtatttttgtaacACATCCTTTTCTTGTTAGGGACAAAGAATAAATGAAAGGCTAAACCTAACATATTAACAGTACTCGAGATATTGAACTATAATTCTTTTTTGTGCTATACACGAGCCA
Above is a genomic segment from Alnus glutinosa chromosome 12, dhAlnGlut1.1, whole genome shotgun sequence containing:
- the LOC133851562 gene encoding B-box zinc finger protein 18-like isoform X3 — its product is MRTICDACESAAAIVFCAADEATLCRSCDEKVHMCNKLASRHVRVGLASPSDVPRCDICENAPAFFYCEVDGSSLCLQCDMIVHVGGKRTHGRYLLLRQRVEFPGDKPGHLEEPVPLPVDPGETRRGQTMPPKLTMGENQQNHRASPVPISDADADRHSKMDKMIDLNMKPHRMHEQASNNQDQ
- the LOC133851562 gene encoding B-box zinc finger protein 18-like isoform X1, which codes for MRTICDACESAAAIVFCAADEATLCRSCDEKVHMCNKLASRHVRVGLASPSDVPRCDICENAPAFFYCEVDGSSLCLQCDMIVHVGGKRTHGRYLLLRQRVEFPGDKPGHLEEPVPLPVDPGETRRGQTMPPKLTMGENQQNHRASPVPISDADADRHSKMDKMIDLNMKPHRMHEQASNNQGQSSFKG
- the LOC133851562 gene encoding B-box zinc finger protein 18-like isoform X2, producing MRTICDACESAAAIVFCAADEATLCRSCDEKVHMCNKLASRHVRVGLASPSDVPRCDICENAPAFFYCEVDGSSLCLQCDMIVHVGGKRTHGRYLLLRQRVEFPGDKPGHLEEPVPLPVDPGETRRGQTMPPKLTMGENQQNHRASPVPISDADADRHSKMDKMIDLNMKPHRMHEQASNNQVFRFL